The genomic interval GATATATTTACGGGGATAAGCATGACTCCCTAATATACAAACAAGTTTTGGATTGCAATACAACGAATATAAACCGagatataatttatttatatatatagcttatgctgaaatatgtaaaaataaaagtaagaaATGCAAGGGGAAAGAAACCAAAACAAGAGATGAGAGCCATATAAAAGATGCCAACTGTACTTTGTGGCTATATATGCCATAATAATTAAAAcggaaaataaatgtttacaacCTCTAATCATGTAACTGGATACAAACTGTGTTCAACACcatgcacagagaaaagaggagcgGCATATAAATCGTTCACCGATTTACAACAATTGTTCGAATGAGTGGAAACAACTAAAACACGCACATAAATGAggatcatgtctgtgtgtgtttgtgagcattgtgtgtatgtgttcatttatctatttaaaacaatagatacgatgaaaaagtaaaaatactttgaaacACAAAATTAAATGTTCATCTTTgatgttaaaaatgtatatttggatTTTAAGGGTATTTTCCTGATTGTAGTCAAGATGTTTCCCTACCTCGGGCGAATCATCACAATCTCCAAACGCGTAAGCAAAGTCAGAAGGACTTTTCCTCAGAGTCTGGTCAGCAGGCAGTGTGTTGTCATTGTAAGATGTCACAAACTTAAAGTCACTGGTTCTGGAACCTGTTGTCAGGTAGGCGTCATAATTGTAAGTGCTGCGTAAAGTTCCTGTGCCGTCAACATCTGCGTAATTAGGAGGGAGATAAGCGCTGGGGATGGCGACAGCTCCGTCAAACAACATTCTGGGCTTTCTCCTGCGACAAAACCTCACacccaggatgatgatgatgaaggtcagaaaaaaggtggagacagagaccagCGCTATGATCAGGTAAGAGGTCAGTTTTGAATTCTTCTCATCATAAGAAATGTCCTTCAGTTCTGGCACCTCAGCCAAGTTATcagaaataagtaaatacataGAACaggtggcagacagagagggctGTCCGTTATCTTTCACCGCCACAATAAAATTCTGTTTCATGCTGTCAGATTCAGAAATGTCCCGCTGTGTCCTGATCTCTCCGCTGTGGACACCAATAATGAAAAGTCCCGGATCAGTGGATTTGACTATCTGATAGGACAGCCAGGCGTTCTGTCCGGAGTCCGCGTCCACTGCGATCACTTTGGACACCAGAGAGCCTCCGTGTGCAGCTTTGGGGACCAGCTCGGTCATGAAGGAGTTGCCCTCCGGGGCGGGGTACAGTATCTGAGGAGAGTTGTCGTTCACATCCGATATGAAGACGCTGACGGTCACGTTGCTGCTGAGTGGAGGAGAACCGTTGTCTCTGGCCATCACGTGGACTTTAAAGCTCCTGAACTGTTCATAATCAAACGACCTCACAGCGTGGATCACCCCCGTGTCTCCGTTAACTGATAGATAGGAGGACACCGAGGCACCGTTCACCTCACCAGGTAACAGAGAATACACCACTGTGCCGTTTTGTCTCCAGTCGGGGTCTCGGGCAGTAACGGAACATAAAGTGGAGCCaggtttgttattttcagtcacATATGCGCTGTAGGACTGTTCCTCAAACACAGGTGGGTTGTCGTTGATGTCAGCTACAGATAACTGAACAGTtttagaggaggacagaggtggagagcCCTCGTCAGTGGCAGTGATTGTAATGTTGTAATCTGACACTAGTTCACGGTCCAGTTGTCCTGTGGTCACCAGAGAATAATAGTTTTTAATCGAAGGAACTAACTTAAATGGGACATTTTGCTGAATGGAGCAGCGAACCTGTCTGTTATTCTCGGAGTCTCTGTCCTGCACATTAATGATGCCCACCTCTGTACCGGGTGACGCGTTCTCAGGTATGGGGTTCGTCAGTGACTTCAGGGATATAACTGGGGCGTTGTCATTTATATCAGTCACTTCAATTATTAACGTTACATAAGAAACTAATCCCAGACCATCTTTGGCGCTGATCTGCATTTCATATGATGACACTTTCTCATAATCAATAGCTCCAGCTACTCTCACCTCTCCAGTTTTGGGGTTTAAAGAGAACACGTTGCTATTTTCATCTGAAACATGATCAAATGCATACGTGACTTCACTATTCAAACCATCGTCAGCGTCCGTTGCACTTATGGTGGTAACAAGTGTATCCAGAGGAGAGTTTTCAGGCAGGCTGGCTTTATAAACGGCCTGGCTAAACACTGGCACATTATCATTAGCATCCAGCACAGTGACGTGTATTACTACAGTACCTGATCTCTGAGGAGAACCACCGTCAAATGCAGTAAGCAACAGCATaagctcttctttttcctctctgtccaATACTTTGTCTAAGACCAATTCACAGTATTTTCGTCCCCCTGCTTTCgtgttaacatttaatttaaaatgttcgtTCTGCTGAAGTGAGTAACCTTGAACAGCATTTTCCCCAATATCTCCATCATGCGCTTCTCCTAAAAGAAAACGCGCACCCTTGCCTTCCAATTCGTGAATTTCAATCTTGAGTGAATCCTCCTTAAACTGCGGTGTATTATCGTTAATATCCTGGACACGGATACTAATACGATGCAGCTCTAATGGATTTTCCAGCACAAGTTCCTGCTTCAGAACACACGATGCTTTTTTCGCACAAAGCCCTTCTCTGTCGATCCGTTCCTGTACGACCAAGTCTCCGGTCTTCAGATTTACACTGCAGTACTTAACACCGTTTTCCTCGGTATCAATCCGGGCTTTGCGAGCGGACAATCTGCCCAAATCAAGCCCCAGATCCTTTGCAATATTCCCGATTACAGATCCACGTTTCATCTCTTCCGGAACAGAGTAGCTCACGTCTCCATTGACGGGGAGGACGGCAAGAAAAATGAAAGCCAGGCCGTGCAGCGAGAATCTAAAGCATTCCATTGTTATGCGAGGAAAAGCAAATATTCCTTAAAACAAATCCCAAGTAGGTAAAAATATATCAACGACGCATCTGTGATTTCTCGAAATAATCCAAGAAGACGTCTCAATCCAGTCCTACACGCAGCTGTGCTCGTGAATTGCGGCACAAAAGCAGAATGAGGCTTTAAATTCGATGACACTGAAGGGTGGACAATCACTAGTGGTTGACTGGTGCACACTGACACCATGAGCATAAGTTAGGTATAACATATCtgttattaaaaatattcaacTCTAACTTGACTGGATTTTGATAAAATCCAGTAAATTACTGGTCTAATTGGCACATGTTTAACAAGGAAAAAGCTAAATAATCCGTAATTGCTGTAGGACACTCCAAGCTTAAAAACTGTCATTTGAAAAAGCGAAGAACCTATTATTTGTCTGCGACAAAGGGGAATCGTAATCCATTTCAACCTAAACCTGTAGTATTCAGAAAGGAAATATATTTATGCTTTGTGACATTTAGCACTTCACATTAACCTGAACCTCCAGGAAAATCTGTTGACTGTTATAGATGTAATCTGAACTGTTGTCCCATTTCAAATATTCCTtcaacaattttaaaataaaatcaatgcaTCCAGTAATTAAGAACagatcaccttttttttttacaatgtccAAACTTCTACACAAGGACCAACGTAGAAAAGAGAGACAatgaacaaaccagaacaaactCACATGGCTTCATATTGAAATTAGTCACACTGCTACAATATTAAACATCTAATGACCGTTGATACAAATGAGTATGTATTCATATGAAATCTTCAATGCAAATAAGCACTATTGTAGAAAAATATTCACAGAGAAGAGAATCAGCAAAGGGGAAAAGGAAAATTGCATGAACTACATGGGTAATGTTTCTCTGAACACACAAAAATGCAACATAAACCAGCTCcaagaacaaagaaacaagGAAGGTATTTTGATAAGTTTTTCATGTGAgactaaataaaaatagaaatctAAACTCAATGTGTCCAAGATAATTCAAATTCATTTGCAGACATACAAAACTACCAATGCAGTAAAAATGCTACCAGGTAGAATTGTCTAAGCAAAAACCAAAGAATGCCTTTACCAGAACACTGAAGACGAGTTTAGTGATATTGAGTGTGTCTCTATGAGAACCTTCAACTTTTCTAAATGCATCAGGAAAGTTACAAGGACATTTCATCAGAGTATGGTCGGCAcacagtgttgttttttataaggTTACTGCGTCTGGAACCGGTCGTCAGTTGGTGTCAATGTGATTCAACTCTTCAAAATTTCTGAGAGCATCAACTAAATCTACTGGACTTTTGTTCAGAGCCTCATTGGCAAAACAAGTTATTTAGTGAAACTAATCTTGAATGTTTGAAAATGCATATCGAGTGCAAAAGTGAGGTTCAGCCCCAAGGACAGAGACAAGCAGATAGTTTGTGGTCAAGTGATACAGCTTTAAGGTCGGAGAAGTTTTTACAGTCTCTTGAATGACCACAAATTGAAATACCTGCATAAAAGAGTGGATAACTCTTCTCTGAACTATTGGAAGACATCAGAATACTCAACCTTAACTGAGAAGAGAAATATGCTCATGGAAGTTCAGGATGAGTGCTTCAGAACAAGCTATTACTTTAGAGTAAAGGTTGAATTATTTGAAATGGACTGAAtctaaaaaaaagaatcttcATACCACACGCGTCGTACATTGTGTATTTGCCATTTAAAAATCTAACCCAGGCATATACAAATTTCTCTGAGGGTTTTGGTAAATTGTTAAGATGCAAATTCAGATGATTTTAGCAGAATATGACAGCCGGTCTTACCTCAGGAGAAGAATCACAGTCTCCAAAGGCATGACCAAAGTCAGAAGGACTTTTCCTCAGAGTCTGGTCAGCAGGCAGTGTGTTGTCATTGTAAGATGTCACAAACTTAAAGTCACTGGTTCTTGAACCTGTTGTCAGGTAGGCGTCATAATTGTAAGTGCTGCGTAAAGTTCCTGTGCCGTCAACATCTGCGTAATTAGGAGGGAGATAAGCACTGGGGATGGCGACAGCTCCGTCAAACAACATTCTGGGCTTTCTCCTGCGACAAAACCTCACACCCaggataatgatgatgaaggtcagaaaaaaggtggagacagagaccagTGCTATGATCAGGTAGGAGGTCAGTTTTGAATTCTTCTCATCATAAGAAATATCCTTCAGCTCTGGCACCTCAGCCAAGTTATcagaaataagtaaatacatgGAACaggtggcagacagagagggctGTCCGTTATCTTTCACCGCCACAATAAGGTTCTGTTTCATGCTGTCAGATTCAGAAATGTCCCGCTGTGTCCTGACCTCTCCGCTGTGGACACCAATAGTGAAAAGTCCCGGATCAGTGGATTTGACTATTTGATAGGACAGCCAGGCGTTCTGTCCGGAGTCCGCGTCCACTGCGATCACTTTGGACACCAGAGAGCCTCCGTGTGCAGCTTTGGGGACCAGCTCGGTCATGAAGGAGTTGCCCTCCGGGGCGGGGTACAGTATCTGAGGAGAGTTGTCGTTCACATCCGATATGAAGACGCTGACTGTCACGTTGCTGCTGAGCGGAGGAGAACCGTTGTCTCTGGCCATCACGTGGACTTTAAAGCTCCTGAACTGTTCATAATCAAACGACATCACAGCGTGGATCACCCCCGTGTCTCCGTTAACTGATAGATAGGAGGACACCGAGGCACCGTTCACCTCACCAGGTAACAGAGAATACACCACTGTGCCGTTCTGTCTCCAGTCGGGGTCTCGAGCAGTAACGGAACATAAAGTGGAGCCaggtttgttattttcagtcacATATGCGCTGCAGGACTGTTCCTCAAACACAGGTGGGTTGTCGTTGATGTCAGCGACAGATAACTGAACAGTtttagaggaggacagaggtggagagcCCTCGTCAGTGGCAGTGATTGTAATGTTGTAATCTGACACTAGTTCACGGTCCAGTTGTCCTGTGGTCACCAGAGAATAATAGTTTTTAATCGAAGGAACTAACTTAAAAGGGACATTTTGCTGAATGGAGCAGCGAACCTGTCTGTTACTCTCAGAGTCTCTGTCCTGCACGTTAACGATCCCCACCTCTGAACCAGGTGACGCGTTCTCAGGTATGGGGTGGGTCAGTGACTTTAGATAAATAACTGGAGCATTGTCATTCACATCAGTAATATCAATAATCACTTTAGCTTCTGAAGACAGCCCATAACCATCTTTAGCCTCGACAAACACTTCATATTTGGATCCGTCTTCATAATCTATCTCGCCTGTCACGCTGATTTCTCCCGATTTCTCATCCAGTGAAAACATCTTTTTTGATTTATCAGAGAGTCGGCTAAATTCATATGTAACCTCTCCATTGACACCTTCGTCTGCGTCTGATGCACTTACGGTGATAATTTTGGTTTTCAAATGCGAGTTTTCTGGTAATGTGGCTGTAAAAACGGCCTCAGTAAACACCGGGGCGTTATCATTAGCATCTAGTACAATGACGTGTATCGCCATAGTCCCGGATCTCTGAGGAGAGCCACCATCCACAGCCGTGAGCAATAATTTCatttcctgctgctcctctcggTCTAGCTCCTTATTTAAAATCAATTCACCATATTTACTTCCTGCACTTGTCGTCTGAATACTAAACACAAAGTGAGGGTTTTGTTCCAAAATATAGCTTTCAACTGAATTCTTGCCTATGTCTGCATCGTGAGCTGCGTTTATGCGATACTTAGCTCCTCTGACAGCTGACTCTCCTATTTCCAGCTTGACTGTATCCTTCGGGAAAATTGGTGCATTGTCGTTCACGTCCTGCACCTGCAGAGACAACCGGTGTAACTCCAAAGGATTCTCCAGGAGCAAGTCAAATTTCAGAACGCACGAAGGCTTTTCTCCACAATGCTCCTCTCTGTCTATTCTTTCCGCAACCGATAAATCCCCGCTTCGAAGATTAATTCCACAATACTCTCTTTCGTTTCCCTCCATGTCAACACGAGCTTTGCGAGCAGATAGTCTTCCCACTTCCAGTCCGAGATCCTTAGCGATATTCCCAATAACAGATCCGCGCTTCAGCTCCTCCTGTAACGAATAGCTCAGGTCTCCGTGTGCGTACTGCACcataacaaagaaaaagacaaagccGCAGCTTTGAATAATGCACCGTTTGTGCATCATCTTAAATGGCACAACGCGAAATAGAACTGTATAGATCCAATCACTAAAAACACGCTATTCAGTCACTGTATCTGCCCGTCGAGCAATTGTCGTCTGTGTTGAAGGCAGTGAAGAACAGACGGGTGGTCGATCCCTATAATGGGTGGTGTGCAAGTCAGGCTCAATACTCGACTCCGTTGGTCTATAGTGACACCGTGAGTACAGAGGAAATATTACAGTTTAATAAAAGtgatttcaactttttaaatcaTATCGTTTGGTCTTCAAGTTCTACAAAAAGTTTATTTCATTAGGTAAAGCGGAAGATATTCAGTTCCTTTTAAGTGTTTTCCTTATTGAAGAAAAGTGACATACTTGTTCACTAAATATCTTGACACAATATTGTGTTTCCTATCGAAGTGATCCACCAGTCAGTTGATAGTGAAACCAGTTACATATCCCTGAATGTGAGGTAATATTCGATCAAAGAAAATGTCCTTTAGGGTTTAAAGCTGAATAAATCAAGAGCGCTGTTTTTGACTTTAAATTCGGTTGGAAATTGACGACATAAGATGATGCAATACTAGGGGCGTGAAAATCAATGTGAAATACTTTTGTTATGGATTCATGAAATGTTTCACAGCAAACCGCTGCATTAACAACAAACGGCTTACATCCACTTCAATGCTATTTccctgttgtttttatattatatctTTTAATTCAAACTGCATTAAACAACACTTATGTTAATTGTGATATAATACCCAGGTGGGTCAAGAAAAGATATTGGAGGACTAAAGAGTGACGCaagatgattgacaggtggaaATGAAGAAGAAATGGGTGGTAGCTCCAGAGTATTCACAACAGTAACATCAGAAGTTCAGCACCATGGAGTGAGACAACGCACAAGTTGCATCTACTCAAGAGACAAATAAGTGATTGAACAGAAAATCTCGTATTGGGGAAATAGGTACAAAAAAAGATAAGCCCATCAAAAGTTATGGAAGTAGAACCCCTGAACAACagctataaaataaatatgagaagaaaaccaaaacacaaatgtatatttCGGTCAATTCAGAACGAATTcaaatgatgaaaaataaatcatatggATTTTTGAGACAAATTAGGTCGTGCCTTACATTGCTTCAAAAGTTCTGTAtatggaaagagaaagaaacacaactttCAAGATCAGAGAGAAGTCGAAAGATGGATTAGGACTGTCCCTACCTCAGGAGAAGAATCACAGTCTCCAAAAGCATCAGCAAAGTCAGAAGGACTTTTCCTCAGAGTCTGGTCAGCAGGCAGTGTGTTGTCATTGTAAGATGTCACGAATTTAAAGTCACTGGTTCTGGAACCTGTTGTCAGGTAGGCATCATAATTGTAAGTGCTGCGTAAAGTTCCTGTGCCGTCAACATCCGCGTAATTAGGAGGGAGATAAGCACTGGGGATGGCGACAGCTCCGTCAAACAACATTCTGGGCTTTCTCCTGCGACAAAACCTCACacccaggatgatgatgatgaaagtcAGGAaaaaggtggagacagagaccagCGCTATGATCAGGTAAGAGGTCAGTTTTGAATTCTTCTCATCATAAGAAATGTCCTTCAGCTCTGGCACCTCAGCCAAGTTATcagaaataagtaaatacatgGAACaggtggcagacagagagggctGTCCGTTATCTTTCACCGCCACAATAAGGTTCTGTTTCATGCTGTCAGATTCAGAAATGTCCCGCTGTGTCCTGATCTCTCCGCTGTGGACGCCAATAGTGAAAAGTCCCGGATCAGTGGATTTGACTATCTGATAGGACAACCAGGCATTCTGTCCAGAGTCCGCGTCCACTGCGATCACTTTGGACACCAGAGAGCCTCCGTGTGCAGCTTTGGGGACCAGCTCGGTCATGAAGGAGTTGCCCTCCGGGGCGGGGTACAGTATCTGAGGAGAGTTGTCGTTCACATCCGATATGAAGACGCTGACGGTCACGTTGCTGCTGAGCGGAGGAGAACCGTTGTCTCTGGCCATCACGTGGACTTTAAAGCTCCTGAACTGTTCATAATCAAATGACCTCACAGCGTGGATCACCCCCGTGTCTCCGTTAACTGATAGATAGGAGGACACCGAGGCACCGTTCACCTCACCAGGTAACAGAGAATAAACCACTGTGCCGTTTTGTCTCCAGTCGGGGTCTCGAGCAGTAACGGAACATAACGTGGAGCCaggtttgttattttcagtcacATATGCGCTGTAGGACTGTTCCTCAAACACAGGTGGGTTGTCGTTGATGTCAGCGACAGATAACTGAACAGTtttagaggaggacagaggtggagagcCCTCGTCAGTGGCAGTGATTGTAATGTTGTAATCTGACACTAGTTCACGGTCCAGTTGTCCTGTGGTCACCAAAGAATAATAGTTTTTAATCGAAGGAACTAACTTAAAAGGGATATTTTGCTGAATGGAGCAGCGAACCTGTCTGTTACTCTCAGAGTCTCTGTCCTGCACGTTAATGATGCCCACCTCTGTACCAGGTGACACGTTCTCGGGTATGGGGTTAGTCAGTGACTTCAGGGACAAAACTGGGGCGTTGTCATTTATATCATTAACTTCAATTATTAACGTTACATAAGCAACTAATCCCAGACCATCTTTGGCGGTGATCTGCATTTCATATGATGACACTTTCTCATAATCAATAGGTCCAGCTACTCTCACCTCTCCAGTTTTGGGGTTTAAAGAGAACACGTTGCTATTTTCATCTGAAACATGATCGAATACAAACGTGACTTCACTATTCAAACCATCGTCAGCGTCCGTTGCA from Limanda limanda chromosome 10, fLimLim1.1, whole genome shotgun sequence carries:
- the LOC133012185 gene encoding protocadherin beta-16-like, whose product is MECFRFSLHGLAFIFLTVLPVNGDVSYSVPEEMKRGSVIGNIAKDLGLDLGRLSARKARIDTEGNGVKYCSVNLKTGDLVIQERIDREGLCAKKASCVLKQELVLENPLELHRISIRVQDINDISPQFREDSLKIEIRESADKGAHFLLGEAHDGDIGENAVQGYSLQQNEHFKLNVNTKAGGRKYCELVLDKELDREEKEELVLLLTAFDGGSPQRSGTVVIHVTVLDANDNAPVFSQAVYKASLLENSPLYTLVTTISATDADDGLNSEVTFVFDHVSDENSNVFSLNPKTGEVRVAGPIDYEKVSSYEMQITAKDGLGLVAYVTLIIEVNDINDNAPVLSLKSLTNPIPENVSPGTEVGIINVQDRDSESNRQVRCSIQQNIPFKLVPSIKNYYSLVTTGQLDRELVSDYNITITATDEGSPPLSSSKTVQLSVADINDNPPVFEEQSYSAYVTENNKPGSTLCSVTARDPDWRQNGTVVYSLLPGEVNGASVSSYLSVNGDTGVIHAVRSFDYEQFRSFKVHVMARDNGSPPLSSNVTVSVFISDVNDNSPQILYPAPEGNSFMTELVPKAAHGGSLVSKVIAVDADSGQNAWLSYQIVKSTDPGLFTIGVHSGEIRTQRDISESDSMKQNLIVAVKDNGQPSLSATCSMYLLISDNLAEVPELKDISYDEKNSKLTSYLIIALVSVSTFFLTFIIIILGVRFCRRRKPRMLFDGAVAIPSAYLPPNYADVDGTGTLRSTYNYDAYLTTGSRTSDFKFVTSYNDNTLPADQTLRKSPSDFADAFGDCDSSPEVGTVLIHLSTSL
- the LOC133012184 gene encoding protocadherin gamma-A12-like, which encodes MHKRCIIQSCGFVFFFVMVQYAHGDLSYSLQEELKRGSVIGNIAKDLGLEVGRLSARKARVDMEGNEREYCGINLRSGDLSVAERIDREEHCGEKPSCVLKFDLLLENPLELHRLSLQVQDVNDNAPIFPKDTVKLEIGESAVRGAKYRINAAHDADIGKNSVESYILEQNPHFVFSIQTTSAGSKYGELILNKELDREEQQEMKLLLTAVDGGSPQRSGTMAIHVIVLDANDNAPVFTEAVFTATLPENSHLKTKIITVSASDADEGVNGEVTYEFSRLSDKSKKMFSLDEKSGEISVTGEIDYEDGSKYEVFVEAKDGYGLSSEAKVIIDITDVNDNAPVIYLKSLTHPIPENASPGSEVGIVNVQDRDSESNRQVRCSIQQNVPFKLVPSIKNYYSLVTTGQLDRELVSDYNITITATDEGSPPLSSSKTVQLSVADINDNPPVFEEQSCSAYVTENNKPGSTLCSVTARDPDWRQNGTVVYSLLPGEVNGASVSSYLSVNGDTGVIHAVMSFDYEQFRSFKVHVMARDNGSPPLSSNVTVSVFISDVNDNSPQILYPAPEGNSFMTELVPKAAHGGSLVSKVIAVDADSGQNAWLSYQIVKSTDPGLFTIGVHSGEVRTQRDISESDSMKQNLIVAVKDNGQPSLSATCSMYLLISDNLAEVPELKDISYDEKNSKLTSYLIIALVSVSTFFLTFIIIILGVRFCRRRKPRMLFDGAVAIPSAYLPPNYADVDGTGTLRSTYNYDAYLTTGSRTSDFKFVTSYNDNTLPADQTLRKSPSDFGHAFGDCDSSPEVRPAVIFC
- the LOC133012097 gene encoding protocadherin gamma-A11-like isoform X4 gives rise to the protein MECFRFSLHGLAFIFLAVLPVNGDVSYSVPEEMKRGSVIGNIAKDLGLDLGRLSARKARIDTEENGVKYCSVNLKTGDLVVQERIDREGLCAKKASCVLKQELVLENPLELHRISIRVQDINDNTPQFKEDSLKIEIHELEGKGARFLLGEAHDGDIGENAVQGYSLQQNEHFKLNVNTKAGGRKYCELVLDKVLDREEKEELMLLLTAFDGGSPQRSGTVVIHVTVLDANDNVPVFSQAVYKASLPENSPLDTLVTTISATDADDGLNSEVTYAFDHVSDENSNVFSLNPKTGEVRVAGAIDYEKVSSYEMQISAKDGLGLVSYVTLIIEVTDINDNAPVISLKSLTNPIPENASPGTEVGIINVQDRDSENNRQVRCSIQQNVPFKLVPSIKNYYSLVTTGQLDRELVSDYNITITATDEGSPPLSSSKTVQLSVADINDNPPVFEEQSYSAYVTENNKPGSTLCSVTARDPDWRQNGTVVYSLLPGEVNGASVSSYLSVNGDTGVIHAVRSFDYEQFRSFKVHVMARDNGSPPLSSNVTVSVFISDVNDNSPQILYPAPEGNSFMTELVPKAAHGGSLVSKVIAVDADSGQNAWLSYQIVKSTDPGLFIIGVHSGEIRTQRDISESDSMKQNFIVAVKDNGQPSLSATCSMYLLISDNLAEVPELKDISYDEKNSKLTSYLIIALVSVSTFFLTFIIIILGVRFCRRRKPRMLFDGAVAIPSAYLPPNYADVDGTGTLRSTYNYDAYLTTGSRTSDFKFVTSYNDNTLPADQTLRKSPSDFAYAFGDCDDSPEQKPPNNDWRFTQGQRPGPSGATGGPEVAMGTGPWPQPPTEAEQLQALMAAANEVSEATGTLGPGTMGLSTRYSPQFTLQHVPDYRQNVYIPGSTATLTSNPQQQQQQQATAQQAAQQALPPPQGPPQPEPPKAAQTPASKKKSTKKEKK